In Solanum lycopersicum chromosome 3, SLM_r2.1, the genomic stretch ttaaaAAGTACGTAAGAGATACTACAACTAATAATTAGcaactttaaatatttaaagatatataaaaagattGATTAACTTTCGAAATTCTATTAGTGtcaaatgaataaagaagaagataacgtataatatttaaaaattacataaacaatACTACAAATCATACTAATGAACCACTTAAGATATTTAGAAGACACATGAAATATTTGGTtgacttttaaaattatgtttatgttgcataaattgaaatagagaaaataataaatattatttaaaaacgatattaacattaatataaattgcactaactaacaaattaaaatattcaaaaattaagatGACTCTCCAAATTTCATccattatcatataaattaaatggataattctatataatagcaaactaataatctaaaataaatggagtagctactgtttgatttaattgtgccccaTAGCAAACATTTGTCAAAGTTTGTCAGTCGCTTTTTCCAAAACTCTCGTTCGCCACTCTTCCATTCTCGCTCTCCACTCTCtcattctcgcctctctcgctttatacaacagaagtgtataaattgcgtttctgttttgtataaaacgagagaaaattgtatatacacatgcaaaaacatatatcttcatgctatacacttaattatacaatttacaaacattttactttgattcaattgtatacaaatgcaaattttatacaaatattgaagcgaaaaaggccaaagaattatacaattgcagtgaaatcaattttctctcgctttatacaacaaaagtgtattaaattgtttctgtttttgcataaagcgagagaaaaacatatatcttcttcctatacacttataattatacaatatacaaacattttacttcgattcaattgtatgcaaaacaaattttatacacatattgcagcgaaataggccagcggattatacaattgcagtgaaataggccaccgaattatacaatttagccagcgaatcatacaattgtatatgtatagcgaggccagccaattatataatttaggccagcgaattatacagttgtatatgtatagcgaattatacagtgatatgtttgctatggagcgttattatacaaactttgctataacatacaaatatgaattttctgtttgttatatatgaaagttgccCTAAATTAAACGAGAAAGAGTAATATATTAGGCCCGTGCTTGCGGAGGCTACATGTCTAGTGTTGTTAATGTATATGAGTAAAGAGAAGTTACCAGTTACTTTTCTCAAGGCTGAATCACTACTTCATTAGTATCATTGATCTATCTATGTTACTTGCAAATTTTTTTAACTCATGCTATACTTGTTGTATTCGATCTTTATGTGCAAGTTTGGATATGATTACTAGCGGATCATGCAGAGGTGTTTAGATTAgtcatattatttttagataaaaaaatttcctttaatatttagGTTTAGATGTTGattgtttatatgtttttagGATATTTTTGTGACAAATTAACATCAAAATCTCGAGGTGTAGTATGTATCTTGTGGGTCTTGAGATATGCCTAGTAGAGTGTAACACCCTCCCATATTTTGGAGAATTTAACTAGTCTGTCAAAgatttacaaatttaattttatctccTTATGTAATCCATTGATGGGATGTTGAAATGAGTAATTATACCAATTATATTCATTAGACTAAAGTTAGAAGCCAAAGGGAGCTTTGAAACAAAATTTTAGTtgaaggtttttttttaatagggaaatattttgaataatatcTCATGTGATCTAATTTAGAACATATATATATCCCAATTACATAAAGAAGGTCTATTAAAAGAGATAAATTAGCTTGTCAATTAGATAGGAGTGTttcaagatttaaaatttaGGTAGAAgtgataaataatatatattagatcaaaatatattttttttataatagtctcaaatttttaatttttatactttAGTCCAATAATTGTTGTAGTTGTCGGGATAACTTCTTTAGCCATTCGATAACTGTATTAATTGTCGGGACAACTTCTTTAGTCGTTTGACAACTTCAATAATTGTTCAGACAACTACGAAAGATATTATTAGTTTAGtccttttattaatattaaaataaaaaagcaaagaaaaataaaagggcctacttgtcttatttttttaattgaaaacttGTGAGCTACTTTTAGCTCGAATTAGATGTTATACTACCTCCCAAATTATAAGTTTATGAATTTACTTTTCAACCCATTAAATTGTTCGTCAATATAAGTTGTAGAGAGATCATTCACATTTTTGTGTGACTTCAGAACATTGGCATGTGAGGTGGCCCCTAGGTTGGTGAGTCGGCTATATATTGGATTTTTCTGTTAgagattcattttcttttataaaaacttTATTTCAAGAGCAGAAAATATAGCATAAGATTAAAATTCACTTTCATAAATGTTTGTGATTTTGGTTATTCTTGAAAATAGAGgataaatttgaactttttctaGATTAAAAACACTCACGTGATTTTATTGAAGGTGAAATATAATACTTTCTTTGTCTCATATTAGATAGGCACTTTCAGCTTTGCACGATGATTAAGAAATCATTAGTACATTTAAAAACTTTACCATTTTGTCCTTTGTTTATATCAATGCACATTAAAATGAGTCTTTAAAATTTGCTTAAACTTTCAAAGGTCATATTAATTGTAGgggtaaaatgagaaaataaataattaattctatTCTAATTTAGAGAATGATCAAGTAGTATGTGACAAACATTTCTAGTAAGGTGTCTATTGAATATGGGATGAATGGactatattgaataatataagGACTAAAAcgcaatataatataaattcataGACAATAATAGACGTGAAAAGTTGTTAGCCATCAATTACTTTTGCCTATTTGTCTTAGTAAGCACAGGCCACAGCCATAACCTCAGATATATGAACATAGATAGAAATGAAGGTTTAGGTACCAATATAATTTAGATGTGTTTTGAAACTTATCTCTAGTAAAGAGAATTaaagttaataattatttttatcattaatttattagtaTCGATTTATGGTACTTGAAAGATTTTTACTCACGCTATACTTGTTGCATTCTTATGAGTAAGTTCGGATGTTACTATTAGCAAAACACATAGAAGTGTTTAGACAAGTCATGTTATCTTTAGATAGTCGATCTGTTCTTccagatttttatatttatttttaggctTAAATATTCACGATTCATATCATTAGATTTTTGGGGGTGTTTTTGTTATATACATAGGTATTATCATTATTCTCGTAGactttaattatatttactaataagaaataaatgactgaaacataaatttattcatttatcaAGTTGAATGTACATATCATTATGAGTTAAATTTTTTGGATCGTAACAAATTAACATCAAATTCCAAGGTGTACTATGTGTCTTGTGAGTCTTTGAGATATGTCTAGTAGAGTGTAGCACCCCTCCCATATTATggaatatttaattagtttgtcaaatatttacaaatttaattttatctctTTATATCACCCATTGATGGGATGTTAGGAGAGTGGTTGTAAATGAGTGATTACACCAATGAATATTCATTAGACTAAAGTTAGAAGCCAAAGTGAGCTTTGAAACAAAATTTTagttgaatgtttttttttattgggaaatattttaaataatatcacACGTGAACTAATTTATAACAGATATATCCCATTATATAAAGAGTTAAATGTCATACTACCTACCAAATTATAAGTTAATGAATTTACTTTTCAacacattaaattaaatttttgcgTGATTTTTACAACATTGGCATGTGAATTGTGAGGTGGCCCTAGTTTGATGAAGTTAATACATATTTTACTcgtttttttagaaatttattttattttatatcaactTCGTTCGAAGAGCGAAAAATAGACCATAAGATtataatatttgataatacaagaaataaaaacacaaatgaCATAATTTGATAGACAAAAATAGAAGTGCAAAGTTGATAGCCATTAGCTACTCTTTGCCTCATCTGTTTTTGTCATCACAGCCATAACCAgagatcaaaaaaaaaaaaatgggagAAGAAGTGAAGAACAAACAGATTATTCTAAAACATCATGTAACTGGTAACGTTAAGGAATGTGATATGGAATTGAAGACGACGACGATTAAATTGAATGTTCCAGAAGGATCCAATGCTCtgcttttgaaaaatctttacTTGTCATGTGATCCTTATATGCGCCCTCGTATGAGTAAAACCGAGGGTAGTTATGTTGCACCTTTCACTCCTGACGCTGTAAGTATTCCCatgagattttttaaaaatctaattatGTTAATCATGTACTGATCGATGGGAATTGACTTGATCTGTGTgtgattagttttttttttcttctgttaTATATAGCCTATCATGGGAATCGGAGTGGCTAAAGTTATGGAGTCTGGTGATTCGAACTTTCAGAAAGGTGATTTAGTTTGGGGAATGACTGGATGGGAGGAGTATAGTGTTGTAACAACTAGTCAgtcttttttcaaaattcatgacAAGGATGTGCCTCTTTCCTACTATACTGGAATCCTCGGTGAGTTTCTCTGTTAATATAATCCTTTATCGCGGAAAATGCAATTCTTTTTGAATCGACAAGAAAAGTCATTATTACAACAAATTGATCATTGTAAAGTTGATACCAGACCTCTGTTTCTTACATTGAATGCTTATTAGTAGGCGAGGAGGCGGGTTGTATGATCATGTTGTGAAACGCGAATATTTTAGCTTTATTGCTTCTCTCATGAAAAAACTGTATTTGTGGTGCTTCGAAAGGTAGAATAAGTCATTCCCTTCATTATAactataatttttgaaatgttgAAAAATGGACTTTCATCTATAGAATTGATTGTGGTTAGATGTTTTAAAGTTTATGTTAGGTCCCTAATTGGTGGTTGTAATTGTGCTTAAACTCATTTTATACTTTATTTGTGATTGCATCTGAAACTCTGAATTCCCCTTCCCTTGTTGAGGGTCTgtcggaaacaacctctctaccctGACCACGTACACTTTACCTTCTCCAGACCCCACCTTATGGAATTATACTAGGAGTGTATGAATGAACGGGAAGCAAGTAGAATCCTGTATCAAAAGTGTGTGTTTATGAATGGATATATCGTCAATTGTATTGCAGGGATGCCTGGGATGACAGCGTATGCTGGTTTTTATGAGGTTTGCTCCCCGAAGAAGGGAGAAACTGTCTTTGTATCAGCTGCTTCTGGAGCAGTTGGTCAACTTGTAGGGCAATTTGCAAAGATGATGGGTTGCTATGTTGTTGGTAGTGCTGGAAGCCAAGAAAAGGTAAGCTCTGTCGCGTTGCTATGCTAATTAAAAGACCACTCTATTGTCATCGAGCTTAATCTATATCTCATTGTATTCGTTATTAAAGGTTGATCTTTTGAAGAACAAGTTTGGTTTTGACGAAGCTTTTAACTACAAAGAGGAACAAGATTTAGTTGCAACTTTGAAGAGGTTCGTAATCTTACTTCCCACTATACTGCAAACTTTTTCCATGAGTACATGACATTCTTCGTTGGTTTGTATTAGGTACTTCCCTGATGGAATCGACATCTACTTTGAGAACGTTGGAGGGAAGATGCTTGATGCAGTTCTTGTTAATATGAAAGTTCATGGGCGTATATCTGTGTGTGGAATGATCTCGCAATACAACCTTGAGCAGACGGAAGGGGTGCACAACCTGTTCTGGCTCATAGCAAAACGAATCCGCATGGAAGGATTTGTTGTTATTGACTACTATCATCTCTACCCTAAATATTTGGAAATGATCATTCCACAAATAAAGGATGGTAAGATTGTGTACACGTTGAAGACGTAGCTGAAGGTCTCGAAAACGCTCCCAGTGCTCTAGTTGGTCTCTTCTCTGGTCGCAATGTTGGAAAGCAAGTTGTGATGGTTTCAAGTGAATGAGTTTACACAAATGTTAGTGTACCTCTTGGATCACATAAAGCTCTCctgtttttgatttttgaaactTCCTCCATCTACCTGTGAAATGTATTCCGTATCCAATTGAAAATCTTTTGACTCAATTCATGCTACATATTATCAACGTAGTTTTTTAATGGATTGAGCTAATAAATAGACAGATCATTAACCCATCTAAACTCAAACGATTGGGCGAGTTGGGTTTGATTTAGCTACCCCTAGTTATAGTATTAAGCATGTCATATATGTGCAACACACATGTTTAAGAATTAGACcggattgaaaaaaaaattagtctatactatattttactataatagtatcattttcctttttttgtatatataacaaaaatacaaactACACCATAAAAGTTTGAATAGATCATATTGCAATGATggaaacaatttaaaatatttcaaatatatatatatatatatatatatatatatatatatatatatatatatatcctttttttttatatataacaaaaatataaactacACCATAAAAGTTTGAATAGATCATATTGCAATGATggaaacaatttaaaatatttcaaatatatatatatatatatatcagattATAATATCAGAGTATGTGACACAATTAGAGATTGCCCCTTATGTTTGAGGtacttaaaaatatatcacttaAATATGTTTATGAGTGATTTAGTCATTAAAGTTTGTAAATAGTGAACATTTTCCCTTATCGTTtcatattttaacaattttttatttaactaaaaCTATGAATGACCAGTTTGACTTGATACGAAGTTTAAGAGTATAAAGAATAAAGTTAGgtcaaatatacaaaattgtcctttgatcttgtggccttaaacataCCACGTGAAAAAttgttaccaaaaaaagaaagaggtcattctttttgaaacatactaaaaaggaaatgaggTCATTATTTTTGAAACGGAGGTAGTATTATTTtagtactccctccgtccgaaattgtttatcatgttgcgcttatcgaaagtcaatttgactaattttcaaaggtaaattagatcatattaattcgatattttaaacaaaaaaattagatattctaaaactacacgaaaagtactataaattacatttttttgcatattaatatgatgaaaaagtaaatcttaaaatgttagtcaaagtttttatagtttgactctaaaaatagaaaccatgacaaacaattcccCTTCCGATTGAGGTCTGATCCCAAGCATTGTGGTAAGACTGGATATGAACTCGATTGCCAGAACAACGTAACCATTACAAGTTGCATAAATTCTACACGCCAGAAAATTAACTATACGAACTTCTCAGCGAAAATTGCTTTGTTTTTCCAGAACACAGGGCAAGTTATGATGCCATAACTAGCCTAATCTTCGTGTACTCAAAAAAATGGtgaactatagcacacaaaaatctgTAAAATGGGGGGTTTACATGCtgctgggctcgtttgaccttaaaatgaGTTTTGACTGCCAGAAAATTAGCAAAATAAGAGTTTATATGCTCCGAacctcgtttgaccttgaaaatagatCGTTTTGACCGTTAAAACCAACTGACTTCACGACTAACGTTTTAACCGACATTATCTAACATATACAACAATACAATCTAtccaaatattatattcattcgaTACAATACAATACTAGGAAAGAAAGAAAGTATGAATAGCAAAATGGAATGAGTCATTTCCTCACACGCTTCCCGGTCAAACTCTTCCCCACACACCCACAAGAAAAAGAATTGATCAAACTTTGACTTTTTGCCTTGCTTCTCTCTAATCCCTAACCAGATTTTGGATAATTAGCTTGTTAATTGCAGTTGTGCTCCTCTGATGAAATGGTTGCTCCATAGTGTATTTGCAGATAACATGTTTGTAAGAATTTCTGTTGTTGTATTACTTGTATTTTGCACAAACACATCGGAAGCCCAAAACAGTAGTGTGTGTTCTTCTTCTTGTGGTGATATTCATAACATCAACTTCCCTTTTCGATTGAAATCTGATCCTGGAAATTGTGGAGATTCAAGATTCGAGCTTGATTGCCAGAACAACCGTACAGTCATTACTTTTGATTCGAGAAAATACAACGTACTCGAAATCAACTATGATGAGTTCTTGATCAGAGCAATTGACCCTGGTTTGGAGCACAAAAACAGTAACTGTACTTCTTCTCCCAATTATCACACCACAAGTTATCCTTTCTCCTCAACTTTTGACTTTGGCATTTCAATCATTCCCATTATCTATGTCAATTGTTCGGCCACTGCAAATTCTTCTCGATATGTTGAGACTACTTTCTGTGGATCACAGAGCCAGAGCCATACCTATGTCGCCGTAGGAGAGGGCATGTTGATTTCGGATTTGGTTGCGAGTTGCAGACTGGAAATGGTGGGCTGGGTTTCGGCTCGTGGCCTTTCGGGGGATAATACTTCTCTTTCGAGCATTGAAGGTGCCCTGAGTTATGGATTTGAACTTTCTTGGAAACGTACCTTCTTGTGCAGAGAATGTGAAGCGAGTCAAGGCAACTGTTTTGCTGTGGGTGACCGTTATACTTGCAGCCACCGCTGCTACGATGACACGGGGTTTGATCTTCCCCTCCCTTGTAAGTCAAAATTCACTATGTTGAACTCATTCATACCCCCTTGTAGGACAGCATTACCACTAGGTAGAGGGAACTCAGGGCACTCATTTGCTTCTCTTGGGTGcacttttaattatattctagttttgttttcaatttcgcaagatagatatacatatatatatatatatatacatgatttttttttcaaagttaatgGTGGCTGCAAGTGCACCCCACTAACAAGTATGTGTCCGCCACTGTGAAAACTTACCACCTTTCCTCATACTCCACTTGTGGGACTAcgctgggtatgttgttgtttgttgtaCTATGTTCAACTAGGAATACTTTTTCGAGTTATCtgttttaacaaaatcaatCCCCATATATGGAGGTTGAAGATATGGTTTGTTCAGATCCTAAATGGTggtaaaattattgaaatatggTATTTGGAGAACAGAAATATCACTTTGAAGTGGTGTAACTGGCATCCGAGCGATTTAACTGTACTTGCAAGTTTCAAAGGTGTCATGATTTAAAACAGATTAGGTTGTCAATTAAAGCAGATCGAAGATGTGTCATGGTTCTCTATGGGGTCTGTTCTATGAAGTTATAAGAAAATTTGGATCTCTTATGTATTCAACTTCTCCCCTGGACCCTCTCTTTATGCTTATCAGTTTCAATTCTCCGCAACTTATTTTGAGATGTAGCATCTGTGTTTTACtcatatttctatatttggaCAAATGCAGGTAGCATCCACTACTATGGCGGTACGTATTTGAGATACTGGAGTGCAATAACTTCATTACACTAAACATTTTATTGAAAGGAGATTGTTAAAGCAATAGGTTTACCATTTTTAGAATCCGCGTTCATTGCCACCTATATAGCTGTAAGCTATTTCTTCAAGACTTTCAATGATTTTACATCCTCTTAACTTGATTTTTCCTTTGTGATTTACCTGTTTTGACAGTTCTTACTATAATGTACGGTGGAATAAGTATAGGTGAGTCTTCTTATCTTACTCAAGGATAAGCATTCTTGCTCAGAGTTCTGATAATAATTAGCTTTTGAAGCTTTACTCAAACCCCTTTATCCCCTATGAAAAGATGTGGTTgacttccatttttatttttgaaatcatgcaGTCTCAATTCTAGGTTTACGACTTCTCTTTGGATTGGTTTTCCTGACTGCATTAATAGTGTATAAATTGAGAAGGCGACACTTATCTATGTATCAATCCATTGAAGACTTCCTGCAAGTCCAGAGCAACCTCTTGCCGATTAAATACTCCTACTCTGAGATTAAAAAGATGACTAGCAAGTTCAAGGAGAAACTAGGCGAAGGAGCGTATGGAACTGTCTTTAAAGGAAAGCTGCGTAGTGGTCCTTTTGTTGCAGTGAAGATGATGCACCAATCTATGGCGAGTGGGGGAGAATTTATCAGTGAAGTTTCGACAATTGGAAGAATACATCATGTTAACATCGTGCAGCTCGTTGGATTCTGCGTAGAGGGATCAAAACGTGCTTTGGTTTATGAGTTCATGCTCAATGGTTCTTTGGACAAGTACATATCTCCGCAAGAAGGAACTGTTTCCTTGAGTTACAAGCAAATGTTTGACATATCTCTTGGAGTGGCCTCTGGCATAGACTACCTACATCGGGGCTGCGATATGCAGATCTTACATTTTGATATTAAGCCTCACAACattcttcttgatgaaaatttcaATCCCAAAATATCTGACTTTGGGCTTGCGAAACTGTACTCCTCAGATGATAGTATTGTGAGTCTAACTGCAGCTAGAGGGACTATGGGCTACATGGCTCCGGAGctgttttataaaaatattggagGAGTGTCATACAAAGCCGATGT encodes the following:
- the LOC101249240 gene encoding rust resistance kinase Lr10, with the translated sequence MKWLLHSVFADNMFVRISVVVLLVFCTNTSEAQNSSVCSSSCGDIHNINFPFRLKSDPGNCGDSRFELDCQNNRTVITFDSRKYNVLEINYDEFLIRAIDPGLEHKNSNCTSSPNYHTTSYPFSSTFDFGISIIPIIYVNCSATANSSRYVETTFCGSQSQSHTYVAVGEGMLISDLVASCRLEMVGWVSARGLSGDNTSLSSIEGALSYGFELSWKRTFLCRECEASQGNCFAVGDRYTCSHRCYDDTGFDLPLPCSIHYYGVLTIMYGGISIVSILGLRLLFGLVFLTALIVYKLRRRHLSMYQSIEDFLQVQSNLLPIKYSYSEIKKMTSKFKEKLGEGAYGTVFKGKLRSGPFVAVKMMHQSMASGGEFISEVSTIGRIHHVNIVQLVGFCVEGSKRALVYEFMLNGSLDKYISPQEGTVSLSYKQMFDISLGVASGIDYLHRGCDMQILHFDIKPHNILLDENFNPKISDFGLAKLYSSDDSIVSLTAARGTMGYMAPELFYKNIGGVSYKADVYSYGMLMMEMAGRRKSMNPFEDHLSQIYFPTWIYDQFNEGNDIEIQDASEEDRRLVKKMMIVALWCIQMKPADRPAMNKVVEMLEGDVGLLQMPPRPFIAPRDQFAGDSDETIGVSSDV